From Fusarium musae strain F31 chromosome 8, whole genome shotgun sequence:
AGGTAGTATCCCATGACTTGTGACTCTGGGTTCCCTGCGACATGGATGACTCGAGAAAACGGCCCCCACCCTAAAACGCATTTGACATGGATAACACATTAGTCTAGCACATACTCCGTATGTAAGGTCAGATATCGCTAAATAAGTTTTGGGAGGGGAAAGACACCGCGTTGAAGCCCATCTTACCTTATGCCGTAGGTAGGGTACTGGCACTCTCTCACTGGCCCTACGGGGCTGGGCTGAATGGAACGGACTGGGATGATCCCTCAAGGCTGCCTCATCCACTCTGTGCCGTGCCGCGCTGCGCTGCGCTGCGCTGATGAGAGGAGGGGATTGACAGACAGGGTTCAGGGTTAAATATGCTAAACCTTGAACATTAACTGATTACCTTACTTGAATCCAGTTCTACTCGCTctgcttcgtcttcgtcttcatccccatcttcatctttaaTGTGACGTCTTTCCTCATCCCCTCTCCCATAAATCTTCATATGGGACCTCGCTCCGTTAACAATTACTCATTCACAACTGCCGCGTCAGCACTACATCCGTTCCTCAGTCAGCCTTACCACCACAGAACGTAACCCACCAAAAATGCTATGATGGCTACCTCGAGCGTCTTCTCCGCTCGACGTCGCACGTCACCCGGTGACTCTGACGACACCGACATGAGCTTCCCTCGCTGCGCACCTGGAAGACGTATTCCCAGCTCGGAGTGGGAGAAGATACGTCCAGTAATCACGAAGCTCTACCAGGAAGAGAAGCGACCGCTCAAAGAGGTCATGGAAGTCCTCGAGCGTGAACATGGCTTCACTGCAACGTGTGTAAACCTCTTCGTCTCTTAAAGTCTCGGGTGTTGACTCGTTTTGCAGTGTCAAGATGTACAAGTCGAGGATTTGGAAGTGGGGTCttgacaagaagctcaagagtgATGAGGTCCTCGCTATTCTCATCCTGAGGACTGAACGTGAGGCGCAAGGGAAGATATCAGAGTTTACTATTCGTGGACAGCCAGTCGATCTGGATAACATAAACAGATACATCCGACGAAATCCGGGCCTTGTTGCGCGCTTCAGGGCGGGTGTTGTGCCCAGCATCCAGACAACTCTCGAGGTCCAATGTCggacaccatcaccaatacCGAGTCACCACTCGTTACCACCACCGAAGGAGATTTCCAGCGTCGAACAGGTCCTCAATCTATTTAGGGACTACTTCGATACCTCTATCACCAGTGGAATATGGAACCATGAATATAACGGTGACTGTGTCAGCCCAAGGCCTGGCGACCGAAGTGTCGAGCTGTTTGAACGTGCGGTCGCCAGCTTTGGTCTTGTCAACAGGTCAATGATGAGAAAAGATGAAATCTCAATAAGCACTCTCCTCACTCCAGCATTTGAGTCGCTCAAGGAGATAATCGCCTCTGAGAGCCCTGTTTTCGCTGTACGCACAGCTTTCCTCCTGTGGTATCTCCATCGATTTCACAAGGAAGACCTTCTTCACATTGTCATGAACTACCTCGCTGGCTTAGTACCTATTGTACTGGGTCATGATCACCCCATGACACGAATCTGGAAAATCATTGGGTCTCAGGACTTCTCCGATCATTACGAACTCTCCACACGACTCTACTCTTCTCTCGTGCCTCTCTTTGAGGAGCGAATTGGATTCGCCAATTCCCTCACCACAATTCTCTACTGCGACCACATCGACTGTCTTGTGCACCATGGCCAAACAGCAGAATCACTCAGTGTCGCTACACAATACAGAACCCGAGCAGAAGCCACACAATTACGGCATCCTTGGCTCCGCGAACTTGCAATCTTACAAACAGGCATAATGTGCAATGCGAAAACGGCTGAGGGGAAGATTGAGGAGGCAATGCAGTGTCTTCAATCACTAAAAGATTGGGACCTTGACGAAGAGCAACAAGCCGGTATGAACATTCAACTAGGCAACTACGGCTATCAAATGGGTGACTTCTCCTTGGCAATTGACTGCTTCCGCGAAGCATCTCGCCTCATAACCGCCAGCCAAGGCGACGAGAGGATCCACCTCACATGTCTCGCAAACCTTGAGTCCGCGCTGCGCAAAAGCGGAGAGGCTGACGAGGCAGCCCAGGTGCATGAGCTACGGCTCAGACGATTATCAGACTTTGCCAGGGAGACTGGCACCTTTGCAAATCTGCCTGAATCCTGCGCCGCGGCCGTGAGTCCGGGGGATAGTTACAGCTGGGACGCTCAGCAAGTGTGTGATTGGCACTGGAGTGAGGATGGGCACGGTAGTGCGATGCCTACCTTGGCATTGACATGATGCCTGCAGGATCTGCTTACTGCATTGTGTTTCATGATACAGGGGGGTTCTACATGATATGGAATATGACTTTGTGTGTATATATTGAGCGAGGGTTTTGGGTTTAACGCTTTTACGACTAAACATTTTACTACAAAGAAGACACTATGAGGAATAAATTCAAGAGATACAGAAGGAAAACAGATGATTGAAAGAAGGATCAGTCTAAAAGACTAGCTGGTGGGCATCTTGGACGAAAGCGGTATCATTTTTCGAGGCCACAACTGGCGACCTCCCTGGGCTGTGTACATCGGTCTAGTTGAAGCGGGACCTTATCAAGAATCTGCGAAGACTTTATTcatcttataaaagcttttctTGTTGTTATTGGCTCTCTGTTTCATGATGTTGAATGGGTAAGGGCAAAGCAGCATCATGATGTTTGGCGCGGGCCATACAGTCTTACGTTTGCAACGAGGTAACAACTTTAATTGTGTGATGTGACCATTGACGGCAGTATGTCTTGGATAAAAGACTCCTGCATTAGTGGCCGTTGCTGAATATGGCACTTGAGTGTGCTGTAGAGTTCGTTGTGGCATATGCTTGTGAGTGTTGGGTTGCATAGTTGCGGTCTTCTTGAGGATGCTTGACAAACAATGCAGGCAGGCAACAACGCAATGAAGTCAGAAGTGAGATATCATGACAATTCATCTTTATACCATACGAGCTTAGCAAACAACGTTATTTTTCTAGACTATTGGCTCAGTAGTACCAGGACGGTAACGAATTGAGATGAAATCTATGTACCAGGAACCATCACCTTCGCTGTCTCCTAGAACTACGTCAAGACACGAGCGGTTCTCTGTTAAGAAATAGGAGCTTTTATAGTATCATCAAACAGGTTTGTTTCCGGGAATTAAGagaaaaggctttaatagaAGCGACTGCTCTCGCTATATGATTTATTTGCAAGtcaactattaataatagctattcaACTACCTGCCTGGTCAGTCACGACAATGATATAGATCATTAAGAGTTTTTtaatcaacaacatccggTATGGTGTAGTGGCTAACATTTCGCGCTCTCATAACCTGAGGGATTAGTACCGCggagcccagggttcgattccctgtacCGGAGTCCTTAATCTTTTGCACTTCTTGTAATAATgataatattcttttttacaACTAATGCTCACTCAATTAAGCAAGCTGTTAATTACTGTCAATAGGCAGTAACAAGTTTagaaaatagttatttaaatagaactaatttaatttactttttaattataaaatagaaacCTTTTACTTACCTGTCTTTCTAgaaatcttttatttcttttacgaGTTACCCTATCTATCTATACTTTGTGTAAAAGTCaggtatttatttatatatgcAGTATAACAATGCTTAAGAAGGTATATAGCGAGTGTCAGTTGGCTTTATAGATACTGCCTAGCAAAAACAGTTCTGGGATATATATTCCTTAGCTAAGTAACTCTATCTCACGATGAATACTAATGTGCAGTACCAAGTTCATTAAACATATATGAAAGTGACAGTGTCCTCTGAGGATTAGACAGAGACCTACCCTCAAACGTGTTGagtctttttataaggaTACCACGGTGTTTCAGCGGTTGGTATAATTTGTCATTGAGATGGTCTGTAGAATTAGAGCGTCGCTGCAAGTCAGCCAATAATGTCAGCGGATGGACCATGTGGTCGAGGTAGAGGATCAGGTCGAAGCGTAACGAATTTCGGAGGCGTGAAAGAAACTCGAACCGAAAAATGATGGATGTGTGCTCAGTGACGCGAGTGGCCCGAAAGGATCTATGTACGGCACGGCGCGGCATCCAAGTAATGTCGTTCATGATGCAACCAAATGTCTTTACTCCTTTGAGACGCTTCCTTAGGTGACATCAAAGGCGTCGTTGGCCGAGTGCACCAAAACTTGGCAAAGCGAATATTGCATGGAGCTTACTCACAGTGAGTGAGGTGAGGCTGGTATTTCACACGCCGAAGGAGCCGGAGGGCTTCGGCAGTCGAGAGAGCGGAGGCCCGGAGCGGAGGGATCGGGCGATGACATAGAAGAGCGGTACATGTGACGACTCATGAAGTTACAGTTATCGACGTCATGACAGAGCAAAAAGCGACAAGGGGTGAGGGGGACAGTTTGCAATGGAATCAAGGGACGATCGCAGAAAGGCGTAGGAATGGAGCGGGTGGGCGATTGTAGGGCTCTTAGTGGCCGCCTTGGTGGGCTCTCTGcaacggcagcggcagcggcagtgGGATAGAGCGGCGTGGCAGCGGGGATTGAGAGTGGAGAGCTTCAAGAtagagaaagagagataaCTGGAGAGACCGGGCAGAGAGTGTTTTGGTATACCTtagttgttggtgagggcTTGATGTTTGCCTGTTACCAGCGTCAATACAAGAGCAAAAGGATCCAATGCAAGCAATGCATAAGCGACAGGTGGGTGATACACATAAAATTGAAGCCGGCGTTTCTTGTCACCATCGTTACTGCGCGACCATCTGCGTTTCGCTTATGTTGAATCCTAGTTCCCTCTCTCGGGATGCCCCAAAGAGACAGCAAAGGTCGAGGAAATATGGGGCAATGCATGCAGGTGTAACGAAGCAACACAGCGCCAAACGTTACTTCGCAGATGTGAGCCCCTGTAAGTTAAGTGCAAAGTACTGAAGTGTACAGAGGACTGTATCAAAAATGTTCTGTAATTTGCGTCTggcctctctctgtctcaaCTGAGTCCATCAGTTTCCTGTCAGATCTGTCTGAGCTTGCTTCTCAGGAAAGTTAGATTTGTTTGGTAAACTTAATTGCCCAACTCTACTGCATTACCGTAATTCATCCCCTCGTATAGTCTTTGCTAATTAGTGGAATTAATCACAGAATAAGTAGAATACGGAAGAATTAATATTGAGGCTCGTGTTGTATATGGCATACTCGTGTAGTCTGCTTCCATGTGCTTGGGCATTCATTCGGCTTATTTGTTGGGTGGTGGTATCTAAGATATCGTAACGTTAATGTCATCAACCTCCACACCAATTTCATGAATCATCCATCCAACCATTCACCATTCCAACGCCGGCTGCAGTGTCCTTTACGACCTTCTGTTTCCACCGGATCTTTTGTTTCTTATCTACAATCAATCTGCATCTTCAATTGAGGAAAATCTTTGACCCTAGGACAAAATCTTCTCGCCAGGAAATTACAAGTCCATGCACTCCCGGCTCAGCTCAGCGTGACCTCCAATTTCACCACGCCACGCCCAACAACATACCATATCCGTAAAAGTGACCGTATTGCAATATTTGACGTTCCTGCACGAGACCAATTGCCCTGGATCCCCAGCTCGACAGTCCGCCTTGGCTACTGCTACTGCTACAGTTACCGTTGCcgcatacctacctacttaggTAGCCTTGCACCTCATTAAAGGCGCTGTCACCTCAATTGACACCATCGCCTGCACAACATCAAAGAGCGTCCACAGCTCAGCAAAAACAAAGTTTACCTGGACCCGATTTCAACGCAAACCTAACTTAATCCCGACCTCGAACCCCTCCTTTCCCTCTCGTCTCCAAAACAGAGCACAtccttccatccatccatcctacCATCTAACTTAGCGATAAGGATTCCATTGTCTACAAGTAACTTTGGAAGCGCTCAACGCTGCAGGGGTACCTAAAGCTACTATCGACTTATCACTGTGACGGCCCCAGTTTTCCTTACCCGCTGCCAAAGCTTTGAGCAGAGCCCAGTGAATGAACTCCCGCGGCGATAGACAAGGTCAATTCCTCTCAATGAGGTAGAACTCCTATCCATTCAGGAACAGGAAGAAATATATGTACAAGGAACAGGGGAGCGAGTCCAAACACAGACGGTCGAGCGAAGAACAAAAAGACGACACAGCGAGACGAGTTCAGACGGAACGAGTCACAGAGACAGGAAGGACCCGCTCCGATCCCCGGTCCCCCAATCTCTGGTGCTAACCTAGCACATCGCACCTGCGCCTGCACTTGtgctaggtaccttagtggAGGCTACTTGAAGCTAGTGGCAGTCACGCCCTCCAAGTGTGGTCCATGCCCCTTGAAGCGCAAAAAGGACCAAGACCTCGGATTAGGGGCTAAAATAATCAGGTAAGGcagtcatcaacatctcctAGTTTACCACAGACATTGCCCAACTATTTCTGTCATCCATGATCAGCTCTATAGTTTTCTGACATCCCTTCCCTCAGGGAGCGTCCTGTCTTTGCTTCTCACAGCTCAAAGGTCCAAGGTCCAAGGCCTGGCCTTCCAtgctactgctgctgtactgtgctggtgctggtgctggaccCACGAACAATCAACCACCCAAATCTTGGCTGTTCACGTCGATCTTGACTCCTTTgacttctcctcttctttcttttctgttcttctctttctcttgttCTCGCTCTGTTTGAGCGACACCTGTCGACACATTCATCCTCCCTCCTCTGAACGACGTTTCGAACCGCCTCTCATGTTCGCGTTATAGAAGAGCCTTTGGCCtgtttctcctcttccttccgCCGTTCTCCTCGTCCTTATAAACGAACCCCTTGGACCCCTTCAACTCGATCAACGCTCCCTCAACCAGCATCGCCAAGCCCATTCCTTAGCACCGTGCTCCCTTGACGCATTCGCATTCTCCCAGGGTTTCCCTTGCGCCAAGGTACGTTCCTAAGGCCTTCAGATCAAGATCTCATCATTGCATTGTCTCTGAATATCAACACTCGTCACCCCACCTGGATTTCGAAATACAGCGACTTAGCCAATTCCATTTTCGTCCATATCTCATTCGCAGCAGGCTGACAGGCAATTCTACAGTCTTGCGATCTAAATAAACGACGATTACTCGACTCTCCCCTCCTTCAAATTCGCTAGACCTTAATCTGGTTCTAAGCGACTCCGACGACCCGACAGCGCGGAGCCATGAACACGCCCCACGCCCCCCGAACTGCGACGGCCCTGCCCCTCGACGACAACTCTCAAGACACAGGCAACAACTCTTTTAGAGGTCGTGATACCTCCCTTCGCACAACTTCTCGTCCCATACCAGTTCCTGCACACACACCTTCTCGTGCTGGGGCCTCCCTTACACCAAATCCTCGTCGGCACGACCACGCCTACGCTACATTGTCCACAAGTCCCTTGTCGTCCTTCACGCTTCCTGATGTCTCTGTTACAACGCCGCCGCTTGCTCATTTCCGTGCGGATACAATAGCACCGACTTCTATACAGGAGGGTGAACTCCCGCAACCACAATCCAACACCCTGTCCATTGGATCACCGGCTATTCCAAGACGCTCTGTCAGTCCTGTGGGATCCTTGCGTATCTCAACTGACTTTGCTACACGTCCCGTAACCCCAGACCGCCGTGAATcattcaacaacagcaacggGAATGGCAATGGTTCATCCCGTGGCTCGTTGACGTTGAACCACAGGGCTTCGTCCAACAGCCTTCATCCCATCTCCCGAACACCAAGTCTTAAAGCTGCCTTGACTAACAGTCTTGGTTCTGCCAGCGGCACAAGCAGTTTGGTGCCTAGTCCTATCATTTCTGCTATGGGGGATATGACGCCCCTTCCAAGCCCGCTCATGTCGGGTGATTCCCCAGGACCCTGGAAGAGGCTGAGCGCAGGTTCTGCGTCACCTCCACAACAGCGCCTCAAAAGCGTAGGAGAGGGCTCTGTTCTGGTTACGAGTACAGGTGAATCGATTGATGCAGCCCTTTCCAATGGTGCCAAACGTAAAATATATTCAACCCTCGAGCCCGGCGACCATGTTCATACACAATCGCCTTCTAACCAGCAGCCACGACAGCATACGCGAAACCGCAGCGTGAGCGAATACGTTCCTGATCATATGGGTATTCCTAAGAGACAAATATCCGTTTCAGCACGACCCAACGCCGAGGCTTCAGCACGGTCCCATGAACCCCAGCTTCGAAGAGAGCTTAACCTTGCAGAATCGCGAGGACTTACCCCTTCTGTGGTTCAGCCAccaactcctccaccaaGCGAGTCTTCGCGAGACTCTGCTGATGGCGTCGGCAAGCCTAAAGGACCCCGGTTCGAGTATTTCGAAGCAAACGGACGCAATGATAAGAAGCGGCGCCGATGGAGGGCCGTGCGAATGCTTGGTCAGGGAACCTTCAGTAGGGTCATGTTGGCTACAAGCCAGATTGAACCCGACGAAGACTCTCCCGAAGTTGACCATGGAAGGCTGACACCAAAACCGGAACAGAGCCTTGACCGTAAGACTTTGGTTGCCGTGAAGGTCTGCGAGCATGGTCCAAAAGGCGGCGCCAGCGAGGAACGTGTCGAGATGAGTCTAAAACGTGAACTTGAAATCATGCTTTCCATCCACCACCCCTCGCTTGTCGACCTAAAAGCTTGGAGTATTGAGCCTACTCGGGCCATCCTTGTCTTGAGCTATTGCCCTGGAGGTGATATGTTTGATATCGCGACCAGCCACCGGAGTGTGCTCAAAGAGCCTCTATTACGAAGAATATTTGCCGAAATGGTTGGTGCGGTAAGTTATCTCCACGAAAGGAGAATTGTTCACCGAGATATCAAACTCGAAAATGTTCTCGTCAACCTCACCCCTTCTGAGCTTGCAGACCCATCAATCGAGTGGGCTACATACCCTTACTCAGTGGTAATTCTGAGTGATTTGGGCCTTTCGAGACGcatcgccgatgatgagaaactGGAAACTCGATGTGGATCAGAAGACTATGCAGCTCCCGAGGTCATCATGGGACAACCTTACGATGGACGAGCTACCGATGCTTGGTCACTCGGTGTTCTTCTGTATGCTCTTCTAGAGGCTCGGCTTCCCTTTGATCCTCACCCAGGTATGAGTGAAGCGCATCGCATGCGCAGTCGCACTAGCCACCGTATCGCGAGAGTCGAATGGAAATGGGTAGAATATTACGGTGATGACACCGACCACGATGGCGACgaagccaagttcaagcAAAAGGGTCTCCTCGGTGCTATGGAGATCACAGAAGGGTTGTTAAGGCGAGCTAGGGGTCGTTGGACTGTCGACAAGGTGGCCAAGACTCCCTGGGTTCAGGGTGCCATCAATGTCGAAGGCGGAATACGTTTCCGCGAAGAGAAGGACGGCGAGGAAGTTTCCTGACATTCGCTTTTGACGATTCTAAAGTTACAGAAAGCATCTTGACTTCTTTCAACTTGGACCAGAGGTCTGTTCTCGGATATTGCCCATAACCAACTCGATGATTCTTGAAACCATCGGTTGCGCTGCTGCCACCACGGTGGCAGCTCCCTTACAGCTACATTACAATCTATTGCGCGCCCCTTCTACGAATCTTTATACGACTACATGACGGGACAAAGGGGCACATGGGTAACGGATTGATCAAATCAGGAAGAATGATGGAAGGTGTTGTTTCATGGGTATCAGTATGATGCGGTTCGGTTGTGTATTTATAGCATTTGTTTATGTTTTGGCATTTGTGTTTTGGCATTTGTGCTTTGGCTGTCTTGGGTTCGGTTCGTTCTATCTTGACATCCTTTGTTGTTTTATTCTTCGATTACCCACTTTGTTTCTTCGTTCTTACATTAAACCATACCACCCGTAGGCTTTCAGGAGTAGAAAAAGGTTATACCAAAATGGATAGAAAGGTGTTTTTATACTCTATTATGTTCTCATGCCTAATGTGAAAAGCAAACTTCTCTATTGTGAGAAACTCTGCAACAAGATAGTCTGTACTTGTTGCTACACTGATTCAACTACTCAGACTTTTGTCTAGAATAGCATGCACTTTGGTAACAGCGGTTTGGCTTTTGTGAAGCATTGACTATGGTGATATCTTCCAGAGCACGACTGAGTGCGACTTGAGGTAGTTGCTGCGTGAACCCCCCTCTCGTAGACTGCTGCTTGTTTGCTCTGTTGCGTCGTAATAATGGTTGTCACATTGGAAAGCCATTTTTCGTATTCTTATTGGCATCGTCTAATTCCACCGACGTCATTTTGTGCAAGAATGCCTTTATAAAGTATCCAGACAATGAGCATTCCATTTTCTTACCCATTCTGCATAATGAACAACAGTTTCTTGTCTTCCCCATAGACATGCCTACCTTCTTCATGCTTTCAAAAATGCTGCATCGATTTCCTCATCCAGGCCTACCATGCTCATTTATCTTGTTCACATGCTACTTTTCATTCAGGGACTGAATCTGACAACGGTCGACGTTGATAGAGTTACCGGCCCGTTTATTGTTTCTTGCAGAGGTTAATTTGACTCAAGGTTTGGCTGCACTGCACATCGTATCTCGGGTCGTAATGCCACTGATGGCTCAAGTCAACGCATTGAATTCCCGCAACAAAATATGCTTATATTGACTTCCAA
This genomic window contains:
- a CDS encoding hypothetical protein (EggNog:ENOG41); the encoded protein is MNTPHAPRTATALPLDDNSQDTGNNSFRGRDTSLRTTSRPIPVPAHTPSRAGASLTPNPRRHDHAYATLSTSPLSSFTLPDVSVTTPPLAHFRADTIAPTSIQEGELPQPQSNTLSIGSPAIPRRSVSPVGSLRISTDFATRPVTPDRRESFNNSNGNGNGSSRGSLTLNHRASSNSLHPISRTPSLKAALTNSLGSASGTSSLVPSPIISAMGDMTPLPSPLMSGDSPGPWKRLSAGSASPPQQRLKSVGEGSVLVTSTGESIDAALSNGAKRKIYSTLEPGDHVHTQSPSNQQPRQHTRNRSVSEYVPDHMGIPKRQISVSARPNAEASARSHEPQLRRELNLAESRGLTPSVVQPPTPPPSESSRDSADGVGKPKGPRFEYFEANGRNDKKRRRWRAVRMLGQGTFSRVMLATSQIEPDEDSPEVDHGRLTPKPEQSLDRKTLVAVKVCEHGPKGGASEERVEMSLKRELEIMLSIHHPSLVDLKAWSIEPTRAILVLSYCPGGDMFDIATSHRSVLKEPLLRRIFAEMVGAVSYLHERRIVHRDIKLENVLVNLTPSELADPSIEWATYPYSVVILSDLGLSRRIADDEKLETRCGSEDYAAPEVIMGQPYDGRATDAWSLGVLLYALLEARLPFDPHPGMSEAHRMRSRTSHRIARVEWKWVEYYGDDTDHDGDEAKFKQKGLLGAMEITEGLLRRARGRWTVDKVAKTPWVQGAINVEGGIRFREEKDGEEVS
- a CDS encoding hypothetical protein (EggNog:ENOG41); this encodes MATSSVFSARRRTSPGDSDDTDMSFPRCAPGRRIPSSEWEKIRPVITKLYQEEKRPLKEVMEVLEREHGFTATVKMYKSRIWKWGLDKKLKSDEVLAILILRTEREAQGKISEFTIRGQPVDLDNINRYIRRNPGLVARFRAGVVPSIQTTLEVQCRTPSPIPSHHSLPPPKEISSVEQVLNLFRDYFDTSITSGIWNHEYNGDCVSPRPGDRSVELFERAVASFGLVNRSMMRKDEISISTLLTPAFESLKEIIASESPVFAVRTAFLLWYLHRFHKEDLLHIVMNYLAGLVPIVLGHDHPMTRIWKIIGSQDFSDHYELSTRLYSSLVPLFEERIGFANSLTTILYCDHIDCLVHHGQTAESLSVATQYRTRAEATQLRHPWLRELAILQTGIMCNAKTAEGKIEEAMQCLQSLKDWDLDEEQQAGMNIQLGNYGYQMGDFSLAIDCFREASRLITASQGDERIHLTCLANLESALRKSGEADEAAQVHELRLRRLSDFARETGTFANLPESCAAAVSPGDSYSWDAQQVCDWHWSEDGHGSAMPTLALT